A genome region from Campylobacterota bacterium includes the following:
- a CDS encoding NADH-quinone oxidoreductase subunit M, whose amino-acid sequence MLDHILSLLIFFPALAAMFGFVVRQDSIRAYGIAVAGIEFFLSLWLWYAYDPMVSGMQFMEAAPLIPAFGINYLLGVDGISLFIIILSTFFTLIGIASLTETRRVKDMIITLLFLEMTMVGVFAALDAIVFYVFWELSLVPMLYIIGAWGGPLRIYASIKFFLYTFAGSLVMLVGMLFMAYFYYQATGAWSFSILEWYRLILPENFQIWLFVAFFLGFAIKVPMFPFHTWLPYAHGQAPTIGSVILAAILLKMGTYAFVRFSLPLFPDASVFFMFPIAIIAIIMIIYTAMVAYAQEDIKQVVAYSSISHMGVIILGTFALNVEGVSGSVFLMIAHGVVSGALFLLVGVIYDRRHTKLMSEFGGLASVMPRYATIFGIMMMASVGLPLTINFVGEFLSLLGFYKQSHAMTLAAGVAIIVGAIYMLSAYKKAFFGPVTKEENKNLKDVNKVEMVGLVPLVIIAIWLGVYPKPVLEPINNSVESVIQLMHDKAQSAEAKARIPNLSESNGIITMQEAH is encoded by the coding sequence ATGTTGGATCATATTTTATCGCTTTTGATTTTCTTCCCGGCATTGGCCGCGATGTTCGGGTTCGTTGTCAGACAAGACAGTATCCGCGCTTACGGTATCGCCGTGGCGGGGATCGAGTTTTTCCTCTCCCTGTGGTTGTGGTATGCGTACGACCCGATGGTTTCGGGGATGCAGTTTATGGAAGCCGCACCGCTGATTCCGGCATTCGGTATCAACTACCTGCTCGGGGTTGACGGGATTTCGCTTTTCATTATTATCCTGTCGACGTTCTTTACGTTGATCGGTATCGCGTCGCTGACCGAAACACGCCGCGTCAAAGACATGATCATCACCCTGTTGTTCCTTGAAATGACGATGGTGGGCGTGTTTGCGGCGTTGGATGCCATCGTGTTCTACGTCTTCTGGGAACTCTCGCTCGTTCCGATGCTCTACATCATCGGTGCATGGGGCGGACCGTTGCGTATCTATGCGTCGATCAAGTTTTTCCTTTATACGTTTGCCGGATCGCTGGTGATGCTCGTGGGGATGCTCTTCATGGCGTACTTTTACTATCAGGCGACGGGGGCGTGGAGCTTTTCGATCCTGGAGTGGTATCGTCTGATTCTGCCCGAGAACTTTCAAATCTGGCTCTTTGTCGCGTTCTTCCTCGGATTCGCGATCAAAGTTCCGATGTTTCCGTTCCATACGTGGCTGCCCTATGCCCACGGTCAGGCACCGACCATCGGTTCGGTGATCCTTGCGGCAATTCTGCTCAAAATGGGAACTTACGCGTTCGTCCGTTTTTCGCTTCCGCTTTTTCCGGACGCATCGGTCTTTTTCATGTTCCCGATCGCGATCATCGCGATCATCATGATTATTTATACGGCAATGGTCGCCTACGCCCAGGAAGACATCAAACAAGTCGTCGCCTACAGCTCGATTTCGCACATGGGGGTCATTATTCTCGGTACCTTCGCGTTGAACGTCGAAGGGGTCAGCGGATCGGTATTCCTGATGATCGCGCACGGGGTTGTTTCGGGCGCGCTCTTCCTTCTTGTCGGAGTGATTTACGACCGCCGCCATACGAAACTGATGAGCGAATTCGGCGGCCTGGCATCGGTGATGCCCCGCTATGCGACCATTTTCGGGATCATGATGATGGCATCGGTCGGTCTGCCGCTGACGATCAACTTCGTCGGGGAATTCCTGAGCCTGCTCGGGTTCTACAAACAGTCCCACGCGATGACGCTGGCTGCAGGTGTGGCGATCATCGTCGGCGCGATCTACATGCTCTCGGCGTACAAAAAAGCGTTCTTCGGGCCGGTGACCAAAGAAGAGAATAAGAATCTCAAAGACGTCAACAAAGTTGAAATGGTGGGCCTGGTTCCCCTCGTAATCATCGCGATCTGGCTGGGGGTTTATCCCAAACCGGTTCTCGAACCCATCAATAACAGCGTCGAATCGGTCATCCAGC